A single Eleginops maclovinus isolate JMC-PN-2008 ecotype Puerto Natales chromosome 5, JC_Emac_rtc_rv5, whole genome shotgun sequence DNA region contains:
- the si:dkey-237i9.1 gene encoding LOW QUALITY PROTEIN: SEC14-like protein 1 (The sequence of the model RefSeq protein was modified relative to this genomic sequence to represent the inferred CDS: inserted 1 base in 1 codon) produces the protein MVQKYQSPVRVYKYPFELVMAAYERRFPTCHLIPMFVASDVVEEETNEDGSNTRVQRRCALDVDAPRLLKRIAGVDYVYFIQNNTLNRKERTLHIESHNDTFSNRVIIHETCCYSVHPENDAWTCFEQTASLDIKSFFGFESTVEKIAMKQYASSIKKGKEIIEFYLKELEDEGITQVPRWTPSSLPLPVSRPTSLFTSLPVPPKPAITLPISIXLPVDAKDSNSQDDKQDSSTLQADVLTEILTGTPEDKLDADYIKRYLGDLTPLQESCLIRLRKWLQETHKGKIPKDEHILRFLRARDFNMDKAREFLCQSLTWRKQHQVDYLLETWTSPQVLQDYYTGGWHHHDRDGRPLYILRLGQMDTKGLVRALGEESLLRHVLSINEEGLRRCEENTKVFGRPISCWTCLVDLEGLNMRHLWRPGVKALLRIIEVVEANYPETLGRLLILRAPRVFPVLWTLVSPFIDENTRKKFLIYAGNDYQGPGGLVDYIDKEIIPDFLAGECMCEVPEGGLVPKSMYRTAEELETEDVRLWTETIYQSASVFKGAPHELLIEIIDASSVITWDFDMCKGDVVFNIYHSKRAPAPPRKDPLGAHGITSPVGNNVQLIDKSWVLGQDFSMVESPLTCREGESVQGSHITRWPGFYILQWKFHNMPACSATNLPRVDDVLATLQVSSHKCKVMFYTEVLGSEDFRTACYDVQSLGSMTSLESSHSGFSQLSAATTSSSQSQSSSMISR, from the exons ATGGTGCAGAAGTACCAGTCACCCGTGCGCGTGTACAAGTATCCCTTTGAGCTGGTGATGGCG GCTTATGAGCGCCGGTTCCCCACCTGTCACCTGATCCCCATGTTTGTGGCGAGTGACGTGGTGGAAGAGGAGACCAATGAGGACGGCTCCAACACCCGAGTACAGCGCCGCTGTGCCCTGGATGTTGACGCCCCACGCCTGCTCAAAAGG ATTGCAGGTGTGGACTATGTGTACTTCATTCAGAATAACACGCTCAACCGCAAGGAGAGGACACTTCACATCGAGTCCCATAATGATACCTTCTCCAACAGGGTCATCATCCATGAGACCTGCTGCTATTCG GTTCATCCGGAGAATGATGCCTGGACGTGTTTCGAGCAGACTGCCAGCCTGGACATCAAGTCGTTCTTTGGCTTTGAGAGCACCGTGGAAAAGATTGCTATGAAACAGTATGCCAGCAGTATCAAAAAG GGAAAAGAAATCATCGAGTTCTACCTGAAGGAGCTCGAAGATGAAGGGATCACCCAGGTGCCACGCTGgactccctcctccctccccctgcctgtCTCTAGACCCACCAGCCTCTTCACCAGCTTACCTGTCCCCCCGAAACCCGCCATCACACTCCCCATTTCTA CGCTGCCCGTCGACGCTAAGGACAGCAACTCTCAGGACGACAAGCAGGACAGCAGCACACTTCAGGCCGACGTCCTGACAGAGATCCTGACGGGAACACCTGAAG ATAAGTTGGATGCGGACTATATCAAACGCTACCTAGGCGACCTGACCCCCCTGCAGGAGAGCTGTCTGATCAGACTTCGCAAATGGCTGCAGGAGACGCACAAGGGAAAG ATCCCAAAGGACGAGCACATACTGCGCTTCTTGCGTGCCAGGGACTTCAACATGGACAAGGCACGGGAGTTCCTCTGCCAGTCGCTGACCTGGAGAAAGCAGCACCAGGTGGACTACCTGCTGGAGACCTGGACCTCACCACAGGTCCTCCAGGACTACTACACTGGGGGCTGGCACCACCACGACAGAG ATGGTCGGCCTTTGTACATCCTGAGGTTGGGTCAGATGGACACCAAAGGACTGGTCCGTGCTCTTGGAGAGGAGTCTCTGCTCAGACAC GTGCTTTCTATTAATGAGGAGGGCCTGAGGCGCTGCGAGGAGAACACAAAGGTGTTCGGTCGACCTATCAG CTGCTGGACGTGTCTGGTGGATCTGGAGGGGCTGAACATGCGTCACCTATGGCGGCCGGGGGTCAAGGCGCTGCTGAGGATCATCGAGGTGGTGGAGGCAAACTACCCTGAGACACTGGGACGGCTGCTCATCCTGAGAGCGCCCAGGGTGTTCCCTGTCCTCTGGACCCTG GTGAGTCCATTCATTGATGAGAACACCCGGAAGAAGTTCCTCATCTACGCCGGCAATGACTACCAGGGTCCTGGAGGGCTGGTGGACTACATCGACAAGGAGATCATCCCTGACTTCCTGGCAGGAGAGTGCATG tGTGAGGTACCAGAGGGCGGCCTGGTTCCTAAGTCCATGTACCGCACAGCCGAGGAGCTGGAGACTGAAGATGTCCGCCTGTGGACCGAGACCATCTACCAAAGTGCCAGTGTCTTCAAGGGAGCGCCACATGAG CTTCTGATCGAGATCATCGACGCCTCTTCTGTCATCACCTGGGACTTTGACATGTGCAAAGGCGATGTGGTTTTCAACATTTACCACTCCAAGAGGGCCCCCGCTCCTCCTCGTAAAGACCCCCTGGGAGCACACGGCATCACCTCCCCAGTGGGAAACAACGTCCAGCTCATAGACAAGTCCTGGGTGCTGGGGCAGGACTTCAGCATGGTGGAGTCCCCGCTCACctgcagggagggggagagtgTGCAG GGCTCCCATATTACGCGCTGGCCCGGTTTCTACATCCTGCAGTGGAAGTTCCACAACATGCCGGCCTGCTCCGCCACCAACCTGCCCCGAGTGGACGATGTGCTGGCCACCCTGCAGGTCTCCTCGCACAAGTGCAAAGTCATGTTCTACACTGAGGTGCTGGGCTCTGAGGACTTTAG AACGGCTTGCTACGATGTGCAGAGTTT ggGCTCCATGACCAGCCTGGAGTCGAGCCACAGCGGCTTCTCTCAGCTCAGCGCCGCCACTACATCGTCCAGCCAATCACAGTCCAGCTCTATGATCTCCAGGTAG